One window from the genome of Paramormyrops kingsleyae isolate MSU_618 chromosome 3, PKINGS_0.4, whole genome shotgun sequence encodes:
- the LOC111848809 gene encoding uncharacterized protein isoform X2 has product MPTRPEQAGHDNAAFGIEDGDSEQLLGPQASKESPSSREGAQAWWASYTCSRWMQASHTIESGRPTGESTVSKYQGLAQDDSDVTDGLGKNPNRKLLDYFRAIGASNQESDEVDLQYLSDVIAEGADPKSTDKYGQTCLHEISRAWNVDVMRFFLEKGADIQQADAYGVTPLHVAAALDYKEMICFLLGMRADLGARTCTDLQTALHFAAKNDATTAIGLLVQHGADVAARDYKQRTPLQLAANRGRSEAAHVLLELGADAGVQDSDGQLCISAMIEQMAPVAHLALNQFHLTDRTTRQQFYYLHLLEPEPARKGSSCDSDGRIVNEPMPPLELIVQNGKLDLIMHPVVLKLITVKWNLYGRTGAWILLILNFLFIVSWTTVAISVSVVRDEEHPYVFPEDWWRVLVVILALGLTVAEVSREVAELTRSHRKLRRWRGWLQRRIHDDLRRVHPMWPQEQHFLEKQIEFVRKMKPDYYRDLWNVFDWLVYVLLTVVFGIHVADILIVESALREYSLRLFAVTIIFLWLRLMKHVRAFREMGPFIVMLGNIVGDVLRFLFLYVEIFIPYACAFWIIFGGMEAVPSMQTVPQLLYSLYRITLVDEYEFDAMVAMDAMMAYLLCGTFLGLSAILCVNLLIALLSDTFQRYGVVRRGCAASFQVACFTSVPPPRVYENAQANGVMQQAAVILQVEQSMPSLRALCDDRYVQRRCAPLGEFCAEHFVTDPERHEETRKIAVGVKETLDELLKINRHMSPLDPKEGGDRKGRPSSVLLNEGQWLSTLQHLEMGQNQLSQDLSALKKDMKELQVLLQNLIQSSSRLCVKNETTEDAGEGSPPSPRLNKPVPSKPAGNTDCAPRHQRL; this is encoded by the exons GAGAATCCACAGTGAGCAAGTACCAGGGCCTAGCTCAGGATGACAGCGACGTTACAGACGGCTTGGGCAAAAATCCGAACAGAAAACTGCTGGACTACTTCAGAGCGATTGGGGCCAGTAACCAGGAAAGCGATGAG GTGGATCTTCAGTACCTGAGTGATGTAATTGCAGAGGGAGCGGATCCAAAATCTACCGACAAATATGGACAGACGTGCTTGCATGAG ATCTCGCGGGCCTGGAACGTGGATGTGATGCGCTTCTTCCTGGAGAAGGGAGCTGATATCCAGCAGGCGGACGCCTACGGAGTGACTCCTCTCCACGTGGCCGCAGCCCTGGACTATAAGGAAATGATCTGCTTCCTGCTGGGGATGCGAG CTGACCTTGGGGCTCGGACCTGCACAGATCTGCAGACGGCGCTACACTTCGCCGCTAAGAACGATGCCACCACTGCCATCGGGCTTCTGGTGCAGCACGGGGCCGACGTTGCCGCCCGCGACTACAAGCAGAGAACGCCGCTGCAGCTGGCGGCTAACCGCG GCCGCAGCGAAGCCGCGCACGTCCTACTAGAGCTTGGGGCGGACGCCGGTGTGCAGGACTCTGACGGACAGCTCTGCATCTCCGCTATGATCGAGCAGATGGCTCCCGTG GCCCACTTGGCACTCAACCAGTTCCACTTGACAGACCGGACAACTCGACAGCAGTTTTATTACCTGCACCTGCTGGAACCAGAACCGGCCCGGAAAGGGAGCTCGTGTGACTCAGACG ggaggATTGTGAATGAACCGATGCCACCG TTGGAGTTAATCGTGCAGAATGGGAAGCTGGACCTGATCATGCATCCGGTGGTGCTGAAGTTGATCACAGTGAAGTGGAACCTGTACGGCAG AACTGGTGCCTGGATACTGTTGATTTTAAATTTCCTCTTCATCGTTTCCTGGACAACGGTTGCCATTTCAGTGTCCGTGGTCCGAGATGAGGAGCATCCTTATGTTTTCCCTGAG GACTGGTGGAGGGTCCTGGTGGTGATTCTCGCCCTGGGGCTCACTGTCGCGGAGGTCTCCCGGGAGGTGGCCGAGCTGACTCGCTCCCACAGGAAGCTGCGGAGGTGGCGCGGCTGGCTCCAACGGCGCATCCATGACGACCTGCGCCGTGTGCATCCCATGTGGCCCCAG GAGCAGCACTTCCTGGAGAAGCAAATTGAATTTGTCAGGAAAATGAAGCCAGACTACTACCGAGATCTCTG GAATGTATTTGATTGGCTGGTGTACGTGCTGCTAACGGTGGTCTTCGGAATCCATGTGGCCGACATCCTCATTGTCGAGAGCGCGCTGCGAGAGTACAGCCTCCGCCTCTTCGCCGTGACCATCATCTTCCTCTGGCTACGGCTGATGAAACATGTCCGGGCTTTTAG GGAAATGGGCCCATTCATCGTGATGCTTGGCAACATCGTCGGTGACGTCCTCCGGTTCCTCTTCTTGTACGTGGAAATCTTCATTCCCTATGCCTGTGCCTTCTGGATCATATTCGGAG GCATGGAGGCTGTGCCCAGCATGCAGACAGTCCCCCAGCTGCTATACAGTCTGTACCGCATCACACTGGTGGACGAGTATGAGTTTGACGCCATGGTTGCCATGGACGCGATGATGGCCTACCTGCTCTGCGGAACCTTCCTTGGTCTGTCGGCTATACTCTGCGTCAACCTGCTCATTGCACTCCTGTCCGACACCTTCCAAAGGTATGGCGTCGTGAGGCGTGGGTGTGCTGCTTCCTTCCAGGTGGCGTGCTTCACGAgtgtcccccctcccagggTGTATGAGAATGCTCAGGCCAACGGCGTTATGCAGCAGGCTGCCGTCATCCTGCAGGTGGAGCAGTCCATGCCCAGTCTGAGAGCCCTCTGCGACGACCGCTACGTCCAGCGCCGCTGCGCGCCCCTCGGCGAGTTCTGCGCCGAGCACTTTGTCACTGATCCTGAACGGCATGAAGAGACGAGGAAGATAGCCGTGGGGGTCAAG GAGACTCTGGATGAGCTCCTGAAGATTAACAGGCACATGTCCCCGCTGGACCCGAAGGAAGGGGGTGACAGGAAGGGAAGACCCAG TTCGGTGCTGCTAAACGAGGGGCAGTGGCTGAGTACTCTCCAGCATCTGGAGATGGGCCAGAACCAGCTGAGCCAGGACCTAAGCGCACTGAAGAAGGACATGAAGGAGCTGCAAGTTCTATTACAGAACCTGATACAGTCCAGCTCCAGGCTAT GTGTAAAGAATGAGACCACAGAGGATGCCGGTGAAGGAAGCCCCCCCTCACCACGCCTCAATAAACCG
- the LOC111848809 gene encoding uncharacterized protein isoform X1, which produces MPTRPEQAGHDNAAFGIEDGDSEQQLLGPQASKESPSSREGAQAWWASYTCSRWMQASHTIESGRPTGESTVSKYQGLAQDDSDVTDGLGKNPNRKLLDYFRAIGASNQESDEVDLQYLSDVIAEGADPKSTDKYGQTCLHEISRAWNVDVMRFFLEKGADIQQADAYGVTPLHVAAALDYKEMICFLLGMRADLGARTCTDLQTALHFAAKNDATTAIGLLVQHGADVAARDYKQRTPLQLAANRGRSEAAHVLLELGADAGVQDSDGQLCISAMIEQMAPVAHLALNQFHLTDRTTRQQFYYLHLLEPEPARKGSSCDSDGRIVNEPMPPLELIVQNGKLDLIMHPVVLKLITVKWNLYGRTGAWILLILNFLFIVSWTTVAISVSVVRDEEHPYVFPEDWWRVLVVILALGLTVAEVSREVAELTRSHRKLRRWRGWLQRRIHDDLRRVHPMWPQEQHFLEKQIEFVRKMKPDYYRDLWNVFDWLVYVLLTVVFGIHVADILIVESALREYSLRLFAVTIIFLWLRLMKHVRAFREMGPFIVMLGNIVGDVLRFLFLYVEIFIPYACAFWIIFGGMEAVPSMQTVPQLLYSLYRITLVDEYEFDAMVAMDAMMAYLLCGTFLGLSAILCVNLLIALLSDTFQRYGVVRRGCAASFQVACFTSVPPPRVYENAQANGVMQQAAVILQVEQSMPSLRALCDDRYVQRRCAPLGEFCAEHFVTDPERHEETRKIAVGVKETLDELLKINRHMSPLDPKEGGDRKGRPSSVLLNEGQWLSTLQHLEMGQNQLSQDLSALKKDMKELQVLLQNLIQSSSRLCVKNETTEDAGEGSPPSPRLNKPVPSKPAGNTDCAPRHQRL; this is translated from the exons GAGAATCCACAGTGAGCAAGTACCAGGGCCTAGCTCAGGATGACAGCGACGTTACAGACGGCTTGGGCAAAAATCCGAACAGAAAACTGCTGGACTACTTCAGAGCGATTGGGGCCAGTAACCAGGAAAGCGATGAG GTGGATCTTCAGTACCTGAGTGATGTAATTGCAGAGGGAGCGGATCCAAAATCTACCGACAAATATGGACAGACGTGCTTGCATGAG ATCTCGCGGGCCTGGAACGTGGATGTGATGCGCTTCTTCCTGGAGAAGGGAGCTGATATCCAGCAGGCGGACGCCTACGGAGTGACTCCTCTCCACGTGGCCGCAGCCCTGGACTATAAGGAAATGATCTGCTTCCTGCTGGGGATGCGAG CTGACCTTGGGGCTCGGACCTGCACAGATCTGCAGACGGCGCTACACTTCGCCGCTAAGAACGATGCCACCACTGCCATCGGGCTTCTGGTGCAGCACGGGGCCGACGTTGCCGCCCGCGACTACAAGCAGAGAACGCCGCTGCAGCTGGCGGCTAACCGCG GCCGCAGCGAAGCCGCGCACGTCCTACTAGAGCTTGGGGCGGACGCCGGTGTGCAGGACTCTGACGGACAGCTCTGCATCTCCGCTATGATCGAGCAGATGGCTCCCGTG GCCCACTTGGCACTCAACCAGTTCCACTTGACAGACCGGACAACTCGACAGCAGTTTTATTACCTGCACCTGCTGGAACCAGAACCGGCCCGGAAAGGGAGCTCGTGTGACTCAGACG ggaggATTGTGAATGAACCGATGCCACCG TTGGAGTTAATCGTGCAGAATGGGAAGCTGGACCTGATCATGCATCCGGTGGTGCTGAAGTTGATCACAGTGAAGTGGAACCTGTACGGCAG AACTGGTGCCTGGATACTGTTGATTTTAAATTTCCTCTTCATCGTTTCCTGGACAACGGTTGCCATTTCAGTGTCCGTGGTCCGAGATGAGGAGCATCCTTATGTTTTCCCTGAG GACTGGTGGAGGGTCCTGGTGGTGATTCTCGCCCTGGGGCTCACTGTCGCGGAGGTCTCCCGGGAGGTGGCCGAGCTGACTCGCTCCCACAGGAAGCTGCGGAGGTGGCGCGGCTGGCTCCAACGGCGCATCCATGACGACCTGCGCCGTGTGCATCCCATGTGGCCCCAG GAGCAGCACTTCCTGGAGAAGCAAATTGAATTTGTCAGGAAAATGAAGCCAGACTACTACCGAGATCTCTG GAATGTATTTGATTGGCTGGTGTACGTGCTGCTAACGGTGGTCTTCGGAATCCATGTGGCCGACATCCTCATTGTCGAGAGCGCGCTGCGAGAGTACAGCCTCCGCCTCTTCGCCGTGACCATCATCTTCCTCTGGCTACGGCTGATGAAACATGTCCGGGCTTTTAG GGAAATGGGCCCATTCATCGTGATGCTTGGCAACATCGTCGGTGACGTCCTCCGGTTCCTCTTCTTGTACGTGGAAATCTTCATTCCCTATGCCTGTGCCTTCTGGATCATATTCGGAG GCATGGAGGCTGTGCCCAGCATGCAGACAGTCCCCCAGCTGCTATACAGTCTGTACCGCATCACACTGGTGGACGAGTATGAGTTTGACGCCATGGTTGCCATGGACGCGATGATGGCCTACCTGCTCTGCGGAACCTTCCTTGGTCTGTCGGCTATACTCTGCGTCAACCTGCTCATTGCACTCCTGTCCGACACCTTCCAAAGGTATGGCGTCGTGAGGCGTGGGTGTGCTGCTTCCTTCCAGGTGGCGTGCTTCACGAgtgtcccccctcccagggTGTATGAGAATGCTCAGGCCAACGGCGTTATGCAGCAGGCTGCCGTCATCCTGCAGGTGGAGCAGTCCATGCCCAGTCTGAGAGCCCTCTGCGACGACCGCTACGTCCAGCGCCGCTGCGCGCCCCTCGGCGAGTTCTGCGCCGAGCACTTTGTCACTGATCCTGAACGGCATGAAGAGACGAGGAAGATAGCCGTGGGGGTCAAG GAGACTCTGGATGAGCTCCTGAAGATTAACAGGCACATGTCCCCGCTGGACCCGAAGGAAGGGGGTGACAGGAAGGGAAGACCCAG TTCGGTGCTGCTAAACGAGGGGCAGTGGCTGAGTACTCTCCAGCATCTGGAGATGGGCCAGAACCAGCTGAGCCAGGACCTAAGCGCACTGAAGAAGGACATGAAGGAGCTGCAAGTTCTATTACAGAACCTGATACAGTCCAGCTCCAGGCTAT GTGTAAAGAATGAGACCACAGAGGATGCCGGTGAAGGAAGCCCCCCCTCACCACGCCTCAATAAACCG